Proteins co-encoded in one Chitinophagales bacterium genomic window:
- the ilvN gene encoding acetolactate synthase small subunit, whose translation MKNIYTITAYTENTVGLLSRITAIFTRRHISIQTLNVSETEKKGVFRFTIVVRETEDMVNKVVKQIRKIIEVIHADFHTDNMLVSTQLGLFKIEMIEEQYANNVRMLAAKYAARELARSGNMIVFEKTGNREALEAFLGELSSFGEVEYARSGRVALTVRSIPLREIIPQLPTMNNYEEDYSMEHHEQLEDFVAKINGNH comes from the coding sequence ATGAAAAATATATATACCATCACGGCTTATACAGAAAACACAGTTGGTTTATTAAGCCGTATCACTGCAATTTTTACCCGCCGCCACATCAGCATCCAAACCCTAAACGTCTCAGAAACAGAGAAAAAAGGTGTTTTTCGTTTCACCATAGTTGTTCGTGAAACAGAAGATATGGTAAACAAAGTGGTGAAACAAATTCGCAAAATTATAGAGGTCATTCATGCAGATTTCCACACAGACAACATGCTCGTTTCTACGCAATTAGGTCTATTCAAAATAGAAATGATTGAAGAACAATATGCCAACAATGTGCGGATGCTGGCTGCAAAATATGCTGCAAGAGAATTGGCACGTTCTGGTAACATGATTGTCTTCGAAAAAACAGGCAACCGAGAAGCGTTGGAGGCATTTTTGGGAGAACTCAGCAGCTTTGGTGAGGTAGAATATGCACGTTCTGGGCGAGTAGCCTTAACAGTGAGAAGTATTCCACTTCGAGAAATCATACCACAATTGCCAACCATGAACAACTACGAAGAAGATTACAGCATGGAACACCATGAACAACTGGAGGATTTTGTGGCAAAAATAAATGGCAATCATTAA
- the ilvC gene encoding ketol-acid reductoisomerase, with protein sequence MAKINFGGTVENVVTREEFPLEKAREVLKDEVIAIIGYGVQGPAQALNLRDNGFNVIVGQRKGSKTWDKALADGWVEGETLFEIEEACRQGTVIQSLLSDAGQIAVWPTMKPYLTPGKALYFSHGFAITYKDQTGVEAPEGVDVILVAPKGSGTSVRRLFVAGQGINSSFAIHQDATGRAYERVIALGIGVGSGYLFETTFKKEVTSDLVGERGVLMGAVAGIMEAQYNELRKNGHSPSEAFNETVEELTQSLIRLVGENGMDWMYANCSTTAQRGALDWKDRFRDATAPVFKALYESVASGNEAKITIEANSKADYREKLQVELDEIHNSEMWTAGRAVRSLRPERQEETVA encoded by the coding sequence ATGGCTAAAATTAACTTTGGTGGAACGGTAGAAAACGTTGTCACCCGTGAAGAATTTCCTTTAGAGAAAGCACGAGAAGTGCTAAAAGATGAAGTTATTGCAATTATTGGTTATGGAGTTCAAGGACCTGCACAGGCTTTGAACTTGCGAGACAATGGCTTCAATGTAATCGTTGGACAACGAAAAGGGTCTAAAACTTGGGACAAAGCTTTGGCCGACGGCTGGGTAGAAGGCGAAACTTTGTTTGAAATTGAAGAGGCTTGCCGGCAAGGTACAGTGATTCAAAGTCTCTTGTCAGATGCTGGTCAAATCGCTGTTTGGCCTACAATGAAGCCCTACTTGACTCCAGGCAAAGCCTTGTACTTTTCACACGGTTTTGCGATTACTTACAAAGACCAAACAGGCGTTGAAGCTCCTGAAGGTGTGGATGTTATCTTGGTTGCCCCAAAAGGTTCGGGTACGAGTGTGCGCCGTTTGTTTGTGGCTGGTCAAGGTATCAATTCGAGCTTTGCGATTCACCAAGATGCGACTGGCAGAGCTTATGAGAGGGTAATTGCACTGGGTATTGGCGTTGGTTCTGGTTACTTGTTTGAAACGACTTTCAAAAAAGAGGTGACGAGTGATTTGGTAGGCGAAAGGGGTGTTTTGATGGGTGCTGTTGCAGGTATCATGGAAGCACAATACAATGAACTCCGCAAAAATGGACATTCTCCAAGTGAGGCTTTCAATGAAACAGTTGAGGAATTGACCCAAAGTTTGATTCGTTTGGTGGGTGAAAATGGCATGGATTGGATGTATGCCAACTGCTCAACTACGGCTCAACGGGGTGCTTTGGATTGGAAAGACCGTTTCCGTGATGCGACTGCTCCTGTGTTCAAGGCTTTGTACGAAAGTGTGGCTTCTGGTAATGAAGCGAAGATTACCATTGAAGCAAACAGCAAAGCGGACTACCGTGAAAAACTGCAAGTGGAATTGGATGAAATTCACAATTCTGAAATGTGGACAGCTGGTCGTGCGGTTCGTTCTTTGCGCCCTGAGCGTCAGGAAGAAACGGTGGCGTAA
- the ilvB gene encoding biosynthetic-type acetolactate synthase large subunit, with translation MKQLTNKDKKQTTASKKLAVGKEPQPKQKKIVSGAEALILCLIEEGVDVMFGYPGGAIMPVYDALYHYQEQILHVLVRHEQGASHAAEGYARIKHKPGVCLVTSGPGATNLVTGLADALMDSTPLVCISGQVSKDLLGTDAFQETDVVGVTMPVTKWSYQITKASEIPEVMAKAFYIASTGRPGPVMIDITKNAQLETLEFEYNKAPKIKTYWPKPKAKLSHLEAAAKLINECKRPYLLAGQGVLISGAQKELKTFIEKAGIPTACTLQGLSCLDTDHPLNVGMPGMHGNYGPNLLSAECDVLIAIGMRFDDRITGDVSRFATQAKVIHIEIDPSEIDKNVKTTVAINADAKDALEKLIPLIHKQKHPEWLAKYHECDRIEYEKVIKNCLYPTEGGIKMGEVIRRISEKTKGEAIIVPDVGQHQMATARYYKYTKTDGWATSGGLGTMGYALPASLGCKFADKDREVIAIIGDGCFQMTIQELGTIHQSGLPVKIVILNNGYLGMVRQWQQLFFENRYSFVELQNPDFIAITKGFGIEAKKVTQREDLDAALQEMLDSKESFLLEVVVEKEENVFPMVPSGKAVFEIILERPQ, from the coding sequence ATGAAGCAATTAACAAATAAAGATAAGAAACAAACAACTGCTTCAAAAAAATTGGCAGTTGGAAAAGAACCTCAACCAAAGCAGAAAAAAATCGTTTCAGGCGCAGAGGCCTTGATTTTATGCTTGATTGAAGAAGGAGTAGATGTCATGTTTGGCTATCCTGGAGGTGCCATCATGCCTGTTTACGATGCCTTGTACCATTATCAAGAACAAATTTTGCACGTTTTGGTGCGACACGAGCAGGGAGCTTCTCATGCAGCAGAAGGTTATGCCCGTATCAAACACAAGCCGGGCGTATGTTTGGTGACTTCTGGGCCAGGAGCTACCAATTTGGTGACAGGTTTGGCGGATGCACTCATGGATTCCACGCCACTTGTATGTATTAGTGGACAAGTATCTAAAGATTTGTTAGGTACAGATGCTTTTCAAGAAACAGATGTAGTAGGTGTGACGATGCCTGTCACCAAATGGAGCTATCAAATCACCAAGGCTTCAGAAATTCCAGAAGTGATGGCAAAGGCTTTTTACATTGCGAGTACAGGCCGCCCAGGCCCCGTAATGATTGATATAACCAAAAATGCTCAGTTGGAAACTTTGGAATTTGAATACAACAAAGCTCCAAAAATCAAGACCTATTGGCCCAAACCCAAAGCAAAACTGTCGCATTTGGAAGCAGCTGCAAAACTCATCAACGAATGTAAGCGACCTTATTTGTTGGCGGGACAAGGTGTGTTGATTTCAGGCGCACAAAAAGAATTGAAGACATTTATCGAAAAAGCAGGTATTCCAACAGCTTGCACACTTCAAGGGCTTTCTTGTTTGGACACTGATCACCCTCTCAATGTAGGAATGCCAGGAATGCATGGTAATTATGGCCCCAATTTATTGAGTGCCGAATGTGATGTGTTGATTGCCATAGGAATGAGGTTTGACGATCGAATCACAGGCGATGTTAGCCGTTTTGCGACACAAGCAAAGGTGATACACATCGAAATTGACCCATCTGAGATTGACAAAAATGTGAAGACAACAGTGGCTATCAATGCCGATGCCAAAGATGCGCTCGAAAAATTGATTCCTCTGATTCACAAACAAAAACATCCTGAATGGTTAGCGAAGTACCATGAATGTGATCGAATCGAATACGAGAAAGTCATCAAAAACTGCTTGTATCCAACCGAAGGAGGTATCAAAATGGGTGAAGTAATCCGCCGTATTTCCGAAAAAACGAAAGGAGAAGCCATCATTGTTCCCGATGTTGGACAACATCAAATGGCGACTGCTCGCTACTACAAATACACCAAAACCGACGGGTGGGCAACTTCTGGCGGCTTAGGTACAATGGGTTATGCACTGCCTGCGTCTTTGGGCTGCAAATTTGCGGACAAAGATAGAGAGGTCATTGCCATCATTGGAGATGGTTGTTTTCAAATGACTATTCAAGAACTCGGAACGATTCACCAATCAGGTCTGCCAGTCAAAATCGTTATTTTGAACAATGGATATTTAGGAATGGTGCGTCAATGGCAACAATTGTTTTTTGAAAACCGATATTCTTTTGTCGAACTGCAAAACCCTGATTTCATTGCAATTACCAAAGGTTTTGGCATTGAAGCCAAAAAGGTGACACAAAGAGAAGATTTAGATGCAGCTCTTCAAGAAATGTTGGACAGTAAAGAATCGTTCTTGTTGGAAGTTGTGGTCGAAAAAGAGGAAAATGTATTTCCAATGGTACCTTCTGGTAAGGCAGTTTTTGAAATCATATTGGAGAGACCGCAATAA
- a CDS encoding 2Fe-2S iron-sulfur cluster-binding protein produces MSTSNKQPQFHTLKISNIAQENRHAISVYFEIPEHLQSIFTYKAGQYITLRIRILGRFILRSYSLSSCSATDNYFRICIKRKVGGLVSGFLVDTLRKGDELEVFPPLGDFSPSQTLQPKNYFLYAAGSGITPIISILKCLLTQNTAHKITLFYTNRNQQLAIYWDELQQLQYQFGEKFVFYPIFTKATKNWKGLRNFYKPSDYTTFLQQNYDGQLKDSEHFICGPTAMMQTVESALLKNLGIDFNQIHVEYFDMSKQAQEMAAHRKHLENAAEKLNIPAKISLDDEEVIPAMVVLNGQPHHVPIQKRETILAACLKQDLDVPFMCESGVCTTCRASLLEGQVDMKVDYALTESEIKEGYILTCQAIPVSTSVSVNFDI; encoded by the coding sequence ATGTCCACATCCAACAAACAACCACAATTCCACACCCTCAAAATCTCAAATATCGCCCAAGAAAACCGGCACGCAATTTCGGTTTATTTTGAGATTCCTGAACATTTACAAAGCATTTTTACCTACAAAGCAGGTCAATACATCACCTTGCGAATACGCATATTGGGACGGTTCATCTTGCGGTCATATTCCTTATCAAGTTGCTCGGCAACAGATAATTATTTTCGCATTTGCATCAAACGAAAAGTAGGCGGCTTGGTATCTGGTTTTTTGGTAGATACGCTGCGAAAAGGAGATGAACTGGAAGTTTTTCCGCCATTAGGAGATTTCAGTCCAAGCCAAACATTACAGCCGAAAAACTATTTTTTATATGCAGCAGGCAGCGGCATCACCCCCATTATTTCGATTTTGAAGTGTTTGTTAACACAAAATACAGCGCATAAAATCACATTATTCTATACCAACCGAAACCAACAACTGGCGATTTATTGGGATGAATTGCAGCAATTGCAGTATCAGTTTGGAGAAAAATTTGTCTTCTATCCCATTTTCACCAAAGCAACAAAAAACTGGAAAGGATTGCGAAATTTTTACAAACCAAGTGATTACACTACTTTTTTGCAGCAAAACTATGATGGACAATTGAAGGATTCCGAACATTTTATTTGTGGTCCTACTGCAATGATGCAAACCGTTGAAAGTGCATTGTTGAAAAATTTAGGAATTGACTTCAATCAAATCCACGTTGAATACTTTGATATGAGTAAACAAGCCCAAGAAATGGCTGCTCACCGCAAACACTTGGAAAATGCTGCTGAAAAACTTAACATTCCTGCAAAAATCAGTTTGGATGATGAGGAAGTAATCCCTGCAATGGTCGTTTTGAATGGACAACCTCATCATGTGCCGATTCAAAAAAGAGAAACCATTTTGGCCGCTTGTTTGAAACAAGATTTGGATGTGCCTTTTATGTGTGAATCAGGTGTTTGTACGACTTGTAGGGCTTCCTTATTAGAAGGACAAGTGGACATGAAGGTAGATTATGCGCTGACCGAAAGCGAAATAAAAGAAGGGTATATTTTGACTTGTCAAGCCATACCCGTTTCTACAAGTGTTTCGGTGAATTTTGATATATGA
- a CDS encoding branched-chain amino acid transaminase: MYTTDKNYVFHNGAFLKAKNNGASFYSQALHYGYAAFEGIRAYGTEHGIVLFKAKEHFKRFFRSAEALDLEIPYSYEELIEASHELLHRNNLTDAYVRPLVYGGDQMGLVPSQEPKVLIVAFKWKKYYHAPHLNLHISPYHRLKQPAFHGDGKISGYYVNSILATRKAKAAGYDEALMLDDEGYIAQGPSSNFFFEKNDKLYTPEKGNILPGITRKTIIQLAKEIGIEVVEGKFKPEELEGVKGAFLTGTAVEVVPIQSIEGNKMTEDFDHTMGKMLANNYRKLVNMQEPEIIYF, encoded by the coding sequence ATGTACACTACCGACAAAAATTACGTTTTTCACAATGGTGCTTTTCTAAAAGCAAAAAACAATGGAGCAAGTTTTTATTCACAAGCACTGCATTATGGATATGCCGCTTTTGAAGGAATCAGAGCCTACGGCACCGAACATGGTATTGTACTTTTTAAGGCAAAAGAGCATTTCAAACGCTTTTTTCGCTCAGCAGAGGCATTGGATTTAGAAATCCCCTATTCGTACGAAGAGCTAATTGAAGCAAGTCACGAACTCCTGCACCGCAACAACTTGACAGATGCCTATGTCCGACCTTTGGTATATGGAGGCGACCAAATGGGTTTGGTTCCGAGTCAAGAACCCAAAGTATTGATTGTGGCCTTCAAATGGAAAAAATATTACCATGCTCCACATCTGAACCTACACATTTCACCTTATCACCGATTGAAGCAACCTGCTTTTCACGGAGACGGGAAAATCAGTGGTTATTATGTCAATTCGATTTTGGCCACTCGAAAAGCAAAAGCAGCAGGCTATGACGAAGCATTGATGTTAGACGATGAAGGTTACATTGCACAAGGACCCAGTTCCAATTTTTTCTTTGAAAAAAACGACAAACTCTATACCCCCGAGAAAGGCAATATTCTACCAGGGATTACCCGAAAAACCATTATTCAATTGGCAAAAGAAATTGGCATTGAAGTAGTAGAAGGAAAATTCAAACCAGAAGAATTGGAGGGGGTGAAAGGAGCCTTTCTGACAGGAACAGCTGTTGAAGTTGTACCTATTCAATCTATTGAAGGAAATAAAATGACAGAAGATTTTGACCACACCATGGGTAAAATGTTGGCAAACAATTACCGAAAATTGGTCAATATGCAAGAGCCAGAGATTATCTATTTTTAA
- a CDS encoding N-acetyltransferase family protein, which produces MITIRAFELSDAQAVADIYNEHTLAYTATMDAVRRTTEDIEGWYHKFGERELMKVAEVEGKVVGWGIIKKYSDRVGYRTTCETAVYFKNSEIGKGYGTKMKKLIIEICKELKYHHLVAKIWSTNTASIEYNLKLGYEMVGTQKEVGYLNGKWIDVTIMQLILKDVKPVENEF; this is translated from the coding sequence ATGATCACCATACGAGCCTTTGAATTATCGGATGCTCAGGCAGTAGCCGATATTTACAATGAGCATACTTTGGCTTATACGGCTACAATGGATGCTGTTCGGCGAACTACAGAAGATATTGAAGGTTGGTACCACAAATTTGGTGAACGAGAATTGATGAAAGTAGCAGAAGTAGAGGGAAAAGTAGTGGGATGGGGCATTATCAAAAAATATAGTGACCGAGTGGGCTATCGAACAACCTGTGAAACAGCTGTTTACTTCAAAAATAGTGAAATAGGAAAAGGTTATGGTACGAAGATGAAAAAGCTAATTATCGAAATTTGCAAAGAATTGAAATACCATCATTTAGTCGCTAAAATCTGGTCAACGAATACCGCAAGCATCGAATACAATCTAAAGCTTGGTTATGAGATGGTCGGTACACAAAAAGAGGTCGGCTATTTGAATGGTAAATGGATAGATGTCACCATTATGCAGTTGATATTGAAGGATGTAAAGCCTGTGGAAAATGAGTTCTGA
- the ilvD gene encoding dihydroxy-acid dehydratase, with translation MQLNKYSKRITQDEGQPAAQAMLYGIGLTEEDMKKAQVGIVSTGYEGNTCNMHLNDLAKEVKKGVVSSDLVGLIFHSIGVSDGISMGTDGMHYSLPSRDIIADSIEVVVNAQWYDGLIAVVGCDKNMPGSVMAMGRINRPSIMVYGGTIHSGKWKTRTLDIVSAFEALGEKFADTITPEDFKGVIQNACPGAGACGGMYTANTMSSAIEALGMSLPYSSSNPALSIEKQKECLDAGAAMRLLLERDIKPSDIMTFEAFENALTMVMVLGGSTNAVLHLIAMAKSANIPLTIKDVQRISDKTPYLADLKPSGKYLMEDLHLIGGVPAVMKMLLKEGYLHGDCLTVTGKTLAENVADLPDFPANQDIIHAFDNPLKPSGHLQILYGNLAEGGSVAKITGKEGEKFEGTAKVYDCEEDAIEGIQAGEVKKGNVIVIRFEGPKGSPGMPEMLKPTAAIMGAGLGKDVALITDGRFSGGTHGFVVGHITPEAHIGGLLGLLKDGDKITIDAVNNVIEAHLSDEEIAARKANWQQPEPNVKHGILYKYYKLVSSASEGCVTDGE, from the coding sequence ATGCAACTGAACAAATACAGCAAACGAATCACACAAGATGAAGGACAACCCGCAGCACAAGCCATGCTTTACGGTATTGGCTTGACGGAAGAGGACATGAAGAAAGCACAAGTCGGAATCGTCAGCACAGGTTATGAGGGAAATACCTGCAATATGCACCTCAATGATTTGGCGAAAGAAGTGAAAAAAGGCGTGGTATCGAGTGATTTAGTAGGGTTGATTTTTCACAGTATTGGCGTAAGTGATGGGATTTCGATGGGAACAGATGGGATGCACTATTCTCTTCCTTCGAGAGATATTATTGCAGATTCAATTGAAGTGGTGGTAAATGCACAGTGGTATGATGGTTTGATTGCAGTAGTAGGTTGCGACAAAAATATGCCAGGTTCGGTGATGGCAATGGGACGCATCAATCGCCCGTCCATCATGGTCTATGGAGGTACGATTCACTCTGGAAAGTGGAAAACCCGCACATTAGACATTGTGTCGGCTTTTGAAGCTTTGGGTGAAAAATTTGCAGATACAATTACCCCCGAAGACTTCAAAGGGGTGATCCAAAATGCTTGTCCAGGTGCAGGAGCATGTGGCGGAATGTACACCGCCAATACGATGAGTTCGGCAATTGAAGCCTTGGGAATGAGCCTTCCATATAGTTCCTCCAATCCTGCTTTGAGTATCGAAAAACAAAAAGAATGTTTGGATGCGGGGGCTGCCATGCGTTTGTTGCTCGAAAGAGACATCAAACCGAGCGACATTATGACCTTTGAAGCCTTTGAAAATGCGCTGACAATGGTAATGGTTTTAGGTGGCTCGACCAATGCGGTTTTACACCTTATCGCAATGGCAAAATCTGCAAATATTCCTCTGACAATCAAAGATGTGCAGCGAATCAGTGACAAAACACCTTATTTGGCAGATTTGAAGCCAAGCGGTAAATATTTGATGGAGGATTTGCACCTAATTGGAGGAGTACCTGCGGTGATGAAAATGTTGTTGAAGGAAGGATATTTACACGGTGATTGTTTGACCGTGACAGGCAAAACTTTGGCAGAAAACGTGGCGGATTTACCTGATTTCCCTGCAAATCAAGACATCATTCACGCTTTTGACAACCCATTGAAACCATCTGGACACCTGCAAATCTTGTATGGTAACTTGGCTGAAGGTGGTTCAGTGGCGAAAATCACAGGTAAAGAAGGCGAAAAATTTGAAGGAACTGCAAAGGTGTATGACTGTGAGGAAGATGCGATTGAAGGGATTCAAGCTGGCGAGGTGAAAAAGGGCAATGTGATTGTGATTCGTTTTGAAGGACCTAAAGGTTCTCCAGGTATGCCCGAAATGTTGAAACCAACTGCTGCAATTATGGGTGCTGGTCTTGGTAAAGATGTGGCATTGATTACAGATGGTCGTTTTTCGGGAGGCACACATGGTTTTGTGGTAGGACACATCACTCCCGAAGCGCATATTGGTGGTTTGTTGGGTTTACTGAAAGATGGCGACAAAATCACGATTGATGCGGTGAACAATGTCATTGAAGCCCATTTGTCGGATGAAGAAATTGCAGCAAGAAAAGCGAATTGGCAGCAGCCTGAACCAAATGTGAAACATGGGATTTTATATAAATATTACAAACTCGTTTCGTCTGCATCAGAGGGATGTGTGACAGATGGGGAGTGA